atttcgaccgagcagtgctctaataacaaggatcgattacacatactcataatcggttacaccaattactaggatcggtcacaccaattacaaggatcgatcataccaacacatggtgattacttaggatcggttacaccaattaataaaaaccagtcataccaaatcataagtcaagcATTGTAATTAGTTATACCAATatacataacataagttaagatcggttctaccatctcacacatattgatcatccaaagatttgcaacgaATAGtcgaaccaataagcctaatgatttccctttcgattcataaaacaagttcatgaatgtacttcctttaaataaatgtaaaacattgtttcctaggatgaaatcttcaccataaccaattcacataatcataatagtatatacaagattatgtcgatgtcatatctaggaagtccaaaagataagtgttatacttcgtagtctagttcctaatactatgatcgtactattatgatcataTCACATCActtagagtattatacaatatgtacagtatatacagcttcgcagttttgttttcaatatagcacgacttgaaagatacgttaggaatgaaacagttcaagtcaatattactaacctcaagcagaaggatgatgtcgtcgttgtagttagctacttcttcacattcttcaggtctttggagtaatacttgtatgtctcaacattcctagactttctagtctaccctaaacgaagttgactctagtaattaatcaagcaactttagatgagttttgacacactaaaatatgacaaccaaacttgacataccaacgcttggtgagttcaaccgagctatgctctaacaaaaacaaaTATTATCAAACGTCattatacaaaaacatagtaCTATtactttctccaaagttcaattgtatcccaattctgaagtaatactacggtgatatgtttctcccccttaatcaatacttgcaTCTTttacataataggtgaaacctatagattattgattcactcccccttagatAATGATCCGTacaccatatgtatgtagtatgaaactactaaataattctcccctttttgtcaataattaacaaaggtacgaaaatcgtggGAACGTAATGAATACAATCAAAAGATCTGTCAAGTTGTAAGGAAGTTTTAAGATTCCAcattataacatagttaaaatgcaactcctcatatcaacttttgtagatgatatcacatagtaagaatTACTTAGCGCTCatataggagatttaagatacaagcatcccctccaaattccacagccacactccccacaaagatataacaattaagcacataactctcccccatttgatgtcattcctaagagaacaacatgagtgaccttgctttataaaaagaagaattttgttggacattaacaaatctcatggatttgtatccaaaaatcgaTTTAAAATAATCTCTACGCCAGTTACGGACAAAAGATAATCTTAATCGGTATGACTCAGcataagagaatcttacggagtgtgtcaagcagtaaaaacacaaaagtgtgatcacgagtagatcaatactacgagaaaattctcaaagagtttgttctattttccttttataaaaaacataatagatttaagttctgagcatatatgaaatattagctcgTTTCACGAAAAACGTAAAGACACAActatttcataagacttttgcataattaaaccaataattattacatactgcaagttcatcttccaacaactctggaatttaaataaataaatctaaaaacatgcaagatgaaaatctttGGAAATAGCTCGTGTAATCAAATTTtttgttataccaaaccctaattacccTTCTCGGAGTAAGAATAacttctcacaagaagtttcctagtatttGAAATCTTTGATTAATTCTTTATCATCTCCAAACTCCTTATCAACGACTGGCATAGAAACACACAGTTCATGAATGAAAGAGTTAGTTCCTACAAACCTGGtaggttgttgattgacaagagcttcttgtagtttgagagatttcaGTAGAATCTTCTTCAGTCCCTGCACTTCCTTCTTGGTTTTCTAATTTTTGCAATTTATCAACTGAATGCAATTTATTTTTGAGATTCTTGTTTCGCTCTTTATTGAGCTACGATTCCGACTCCAGGATCAAGGCAATGCGTAAAACATGGTTTCGATTTCGGTTATTTTTTTGTATAAGATATTAattgacgaagaaatttttgggaTTATCGACCAATTACGACGAATCGAAAAATGGAggaaaaagagaaggagaaaggaagaagaatacTATTGTTTTGGAGTTGTCGATCAATTACGATGAATCGaaaatgaaggaaaaaaagaagaagaaaaggaaaggaaaacTATCGATTTAGGTTTTAaggatttctttttatttttataatgataaagaaaagaaaagaataaaaacaaaaaacagataCTAAAAAAAATAGTCTTTAGTCAGAACCCAATGCCACATAACTattagtatcccccaatttgtgagagTATCCCCAAGTTGTGGGATCTTTCATCATTATAGCTAAACACGTGTCAATGAGCCGATACGTGTGTCATAATGTTGTAAGCTGGGACCACCCAGCGATGAACGGTTCAACGCTTTAAATCTCAGTCGTCAGATCAAAAAGTAAATCGCCAAGCGCTAAACCATTCCGCGAAAAGGTGGTTTTCCCAGCCCTGAATCATTCAACGAAACTATCTAGCTGCTAGTTCACATGCTAGCAACTGGTATGAGAGATaactagtgttaacttttaggccacactttttttttaattgcAACACTCAACTGCTAATCTAGCACCTTCAATTTGGCCCATAAGACTTTCcctaagaacgattttttggggaccatggtttttttgggagaccatggttttattttgggtaaagacattagaagtaaatttaggtcaccccttatctagatatttatattaatacctaaattaccctcctgattaattttgggtgatgattagttagtgtaatgattagtgaaatgattaagttaaagataattagtgggattaaaaaatcagatgtttttttttaaagaagtagaattattgagagagtaaagttagagaagatgaataaggaaaacatgaaaaacgatggattttaccaaccacaaccggaggaaggatatttgggtacccaggtaggcttcaaacttagataatgatgGTTGAATtgttccaaactttcaaaaaaaaaaatgaaattttttatgtagatttgggccagttcggttaccatatgtcaagaacatgtaaccgaacacacctgaaagtgtagttcggttacgttttccaaacacgcaggttaccgaactcactcgttaatggaggttttggtcgtacaatgtaatgttcggttacctaggataaaatggtaggtaaccgaactttgaacttaacaatttatttgggtacatcttgtgtgtttggttagttcgcaaacttcaacgcaaccaagttcccaaccgaactgcaagttaaaagtaacctagtgttagaagttcggttcgcaaacttcaacatattttgcgaatcaaccgaactgggcttatatatgcatatatgcaattaggcaaacgttcggttactacgaaatttatttcttggcgaattaggtagagttcggtcacgaagtttcaaaggtagagttcggttacaaagaaaacttaacatttttgcgaacgaaccgaacttgtggacttctcattattttcgtaaactaaagttcggtgatatccttattttgcgaaggaaccgaacttgtggacttgtgttgttctaatacaaggagttcggttaaaagtatttttttgcgaatcaacctaactctgagttcggttaagaaaaaattaaatcgtgataaccgaacttttctctgaaaaaaaaaaacctccattaaacctctctgcaacttccattttcaactcattttaatgattatttctcatttattcaaccaaaaacgaatgacaagtaatgggtttgtgagaatatctttgttaatgttttaaattaagctatatatatatatatagtggtggtggttggtggtggtggtaatcggaggtggtggtggtaatcggtggttggtggtggtggtggtaattagcggtagtggtggtggtaatcggtggttggtggtggtgataatcggaggtggtggtggtggtaatcggcgatggtgggaggtgatggtgggaggaggttgtgattatatatatataggtggttattgggttggttttaaattaaattaggttaagaataggttagtcatttcaatgttttaggacatcccttataaccatagggaaggtggcctaataaaaccatgatcccctcgaaaaaaccatggtccctaagaAAAATCGTTCTACCCTAAGGTAGAGCTCGGTCCAGGCTCATTTTGGTAGCGCATAAGTTTCTTTTATACACAATCAAGAAGCACCAACTAAAAGGATAACGAAAAGAAAAGACGGCCTCGAAAGGGTTGGTGGCGCAAAATAGTTGTTGGCTAGGTTTTTTTACAGCAAACCAAACTTGAAGAACTCAATAACACaatcagaaaagaagaagaagagtgggtATTATCTTTTATACACAATCAAGAAATGGAtccaaaaaaccaaaacccccaagaACCAGAATCACAaatagcagaagaagaaaaacctaCATCAAAACTCACTCATTCACTCTCAACAACAGCTTCAATCACTCTATctctctcaacaatcttaccaacACCTCATTTCCTCCTCCCACCAAAATCCAttaacaccaccaccacttcaTCAACCCTTCCCTACAAAGTCAAAATCCCATCTCAAATCTCTTCACTGTCAACCCTTTCATTATTCTCATCTTTCTCGCCATCAAAACAAACCCATTTCACCAAATCAACTACAATCTCACCAAACCCACTTCAAAACCCACTTATCCATAACCCAAAACGTTCTTCAGACCCTTCAAATGGTGCCGCTATTCGTCGCTCATCGATTGTTTGGTTCCGAAATGATCTTCGGGTTCATGATAATGAAGTCCTCAATTCAGCAAACAAAGAGTCCATGTCTGTATTGCCAGTTTACTGTTTTGATCCTAGAGATTACGGGAAATCGTCATCCGGGTTCGATAAAACGGGACCATATAGGGCTAATTTCCTGATTGAATCTGTTTCTGATTTGAGAAAGAGTCTTCAATCAAGaggatctgatcttgttgttagAATTGGGAACCCAGAGAATGTATTGGTTGAATTGGCGAAAGCCATTGGAGCTGATGCGGTTTATGCTCATAGAGAAGTTGCACATGATGAAGTTAAAGCCGAGGAAAAGATTGAAAATGCAATGAAAGAAGAAGGGGTGGAGGTTAAGTATTTTTGGGGTAGTACATTGTTTCATGTTGATGATTTGCCATTTAGTTTAGAAGATATGCCATCGAATTATGGTGGGTTTAAAGAGAGAGTGAAAGGGTTAGAGATTAGGAATACTATTGAAGTGTTGGATGATTTGAAAGGTATGCCATCCAGAGGAGATGTGGAGGTTGGAGAAATTCCTACATTGTTGGACTTGGGACTTAACCCAAATTCTACAAGACCTCAGGTTTGTTTTATCCTGTATTCCCAATTCGTAAGTTATTTTTGATGATAGTTATCTTGTTAGTGTTTTCAATTTGTTTGTAGGAGCACAAGGTTTAACTAGGATTAAGTACTTTTAACTTAGATAGTATGACACCTCATTAAGTTAGGTTTTTGAAGCCATTTCTTTGTGGATTGGAAATAAATAGTATGATGTattgacatatatatatatatagagagagagagatatagatACATAACTCGGATAGAATTGCAGCAATTGTAGCTGGTGTTCTGTTCGCTTGTTAGATTTAATTAGTTTGTGAAGATTGACAATAACAAAGCAGCTGACTATATGTTGAAAAGATCGAGGGCGTAGACAGTCGTCCACTTAGTCTAGAGACTAGAGAGATATCCCTGGGCCActagataaacaaagaaaaagcATGAAGCATTCACTATTAGCCCTGGGAATTCAAGACGTAGAAGGTACCAGAATGTGAATTTGTATATCATGACTAATTTTGAGTATCATATTTACAACCACGGTAACTGCATAATACCTGGTATACTAGTCCATAGTGTGTCACATATGTCAAGATTTTAGGGCCTTTGAGTATCATATTAAACAGAGAGtgaaacaaattaatcaagattttATCTACTTGACGCATGAGATTTTGTGAACAGTTTGATGATGAGTCTGCTCTTTGTAACACAGGATGGAAGACCTGGTGCTAATGCTTCTCTTGTGGGAGGAGAAACTGAAGCCCTTCAGAGGCTTCAAAAGTTTGCAGCCGAATGCTTGTCCCAACCTAAGAATGGGAACAAAGATGGTAAACCAGATAGCATATATGGTGCAAATTTCTCGTGTAAAATCTCTCCATGGCTAACCATGGGATGCCTTTCTCCCCGGTTTATGTTTGATGAGATTAAGAAATCTGCCTCTAGGTATGTGGACGTACACCCTAAGAAATAATTTAGTGCTCTTTAAATTTCAGAGTTGTATGAGTTTTTCTAACAAGTAAATTGATTATTATCTTTAGAACGATTTCTAATGTTACTGCTCGAAAAGACAATGCCACTGGGTCTCCTGGTGATGGAATGAACTGGTTGATGTTTGAGTTATTATGGAGGGACTTCTTCAGGTAATATTTTTCGACCTGCAAAACTTGTTCTTTCCTTTTTGACACCTCTATTGTTCAGCTTATGGGATAACTGgtcgatttcttgttttccagatTCATCACCAAAAAGTACAGTACTAACCGGAAGATCGTCGATGGTGCTCCAGCTCCAGTAACCGCTTGCACAGGAGCCCTTGCTTGAACAAAGACTTCCACCGAGTGTGATGCTCTAATCTGATTTACAATTAAAATTCAAGCTTTATGTGTAGCTGTTCATCTGTGTGTCCTTTTCACTGCTTTGAAGAAGGTAAACTATAGATGGAGAAATCTTTGTATGATGTTTTTGATTTCGCCAGTTTTGGCCTGAACTTGATCATGTTTGTGAAGCCCCATATAAAGCAACCAAACTTGGTTGAACTTGAGAGAGCATTTGATGAATCAAGGGAAGAAAACCGTTTTACATCGATCCCATGGGGTTTATATAGACTGGTGTGGTTGCTAGATATTGAGTTCTCTCGAGCCACGAATGGGGCAAAAAGCAGGAATGAGGAGGTTGAACCTAAGCTTGTTGTTACAGTTAAAATAGTTCTACTTATAGTGTTCAAACATGAGAGAAGATTCCAAGGGAAACCTAACAATCTATAGGTAAATCAGAAAGAATCCAAAACTTTGTATAGCTTTATATGAAGCCTGGCATTCTCAGATATGAAAGAAACAACATAATATATGCACTAGTTATCCAAGCTCAGCGCCGAAGCAGTTGAGTAGTATACTCTGGAAAGAAAACAAGAGGAAAGAAGCTGAATCACATGCTCTAAGCGGTGGGCCAAGGAATTCGAACATAAATATTTACTGAATTGCCGAGCTGCAATTAGCATCGATTGCGGCATAGATTTGAGTGAAGCTTGTCCCAATAGCTAATAGTGATGTCTGAGATGGTGTAATTCCATACTTTTTCTTGTCCAACTTCATTTGTTATAGGGCCACCAGTATTACTTTCCTTGTTTGCTTAGCAACAACATTCTCCATAGACCCAGAACAATCTAGCAGTTCTAACTGATAATCCAATGAAGCAATACGCAAGGCTAATGGGACACCACAAAGGTCCAAAACCTTTCCAAGGGCAGTCTCACCACGAAAAATCAAGTAAGCACCAGATTTCTGGAGCTGTATGGTATTGTAAACTCATCTCATTGCCGACACGTCTGATAAATCTTGCAACACAGATACTTCTCCTGAAACAAGTCCATCGAAAGTTTCATCTTAAAGGGTATCGAATATCCAAATCCATCAGAAGTGAAATGCAAAGGTTCACATGGACAATCCCCAAGAACTGCCATAACATATGAACTGATCAACTAAAACTTGAAGGTCGTGGAATTTCCATTACATAGAAAAATGCAAAGGTAATCGAGGTGCTTAAGTGATGCTAGTTTCAACATGTAACTGAAGAAAACGAGTCTAAAGTGGCAATCTAACTTGAGATGGAAACAAAAAAGTTAACAAAACTGAAGCGATGTACCATTTCAAAAACATACGATCAAGAAACGAATAGAGGGGAGGAAAAGATTTAAGAAGTACCGGTGAACTGGAATCAAGCTAGAGAGGAACTGATGAATTATAGGGCTTAGCTTGAAGATAGAGAATGTGACCTACAAATTCAGTTAGTGATGGTTTTTCATAATTGGAAATCTCTACTCTTGCTCCAGTATTTTTCTTCTTTAGTTTTGGTAGGACCTTGTGCTAAAGTAGTGTATCAAGAAGTCACATTATCACTGCCAATCAAAGCTCCTCAAACAAGACGGCAAAAGGGACAGTTGAGAGTATAAATTGGCACAAAACAACAGAGGTATAGGAACCATAACTAATCTAATTATGAGAATGGTTAAACAAACCCTCTGTAATCACAAGTTCACTAACCATCCCCGATTCACTACCATATTTGAGAGACCCAATCTATACAAGGCTAAACTCTCAAGACAATGTGAAATGTGAAATCTGAATCATCCAACATTCAGAAGGCCGCCATCAAGGTAATGATGCAATTGAAGAACAGTTCTGAGTTCATACACCTGTTGGAAAGGCCTTTAACAAAAATTAACTATGATTATGTTATGAGGGAAGCATTAATTACTCGGAAGTCAAAAGCTAATCAATCAATTACCAAACTTCATAGTGAGAATAATAATAAAGTGACCCTaatagtaatcaacaaaaaatttagctggcatcaaaatctgaagtgtCTGAAACACTGATGGCCCTTCTAAATAGAGTAAACTTCACCTTGTCTAAAATTTCAACATATCAAAAAACAGATAATATATAACGAGATGCAGTCTTCACTCTTCATCCTCTCCCTCATTCTCGGCAATGTTGAAGTACCTAAGCTCATAAACATTCCTGTCTTTGTTGGATGCAATCACCCGAAGCCAGTCACGAACATTGTGCTTCTTCAAGTACTTCTTTGTCAAATACTTCAAATACCTGAACAGAAATTGTAAAGGAGGGTATATAATATCAGACATATTAAGATTGCAGTCTACATTGAACAGAACTGAAGCAAAAGCTCATGAAATAATACAGAACTATAAGTGAAAAAATAGTTAGGTAAACAATAGGATTATAACTAATCTTTATGAATCCACTTCAAGTAAAACCTAGTGTCACCGAGTTCCCTAATCTTTCTTTACACGGAAGTATTATAACTAAAACAGGATGACTAACAGCGATGAATAACCATTCAGGCACATATCACTGTACATGTAATACCTAGTCCAAACTGTCCTAGGAGAATCCTGTCAAAGAGCCAAACAATACATCAAACTAACAATATGCTAAATTCACATAATATAGAAATCAAGTGACTGAAAGACTACTAGAACTATAGAAGAAACATGGCAATGGAGCTAATGAAACTAGCAAATAATATATGTTCGAGTGAAAAAACCattcaacatcttcatcaacaTTCTTGAGATATGAGTTAAGTCCCTTTTTTTTACAAAAGAACAAATAGAACAAGTAATTAAATCCATTAACAGATTACAGAtctagataaaaaaaattgaacagCTTAACTAATGACAGCCAAGGAGGAAAAATTCCAATGAATATTAGGCGATTTGCAGGGGCTTAACTGATAATAATTGTGGTGAGAATAACTAAATCTACATCTATTAGATTTATCAGAGTTCAAATGCCTAAAAGCTCAGCAGAATAATGCCTCAATTATAAAACATAGTTTAATTTATCAATTAGAATCAAATACATCTGCAAACAAATGAGGAAACAAACAATGTTCATAAAACATATTCAACCAAATCTAAGATAGAGACCCTAGTCCCTAAAATGTCAACGTTTTGCTTAAGCTAACAAATTATAACCGAAGTGACACATCAAACAACAGTATACAGCCATTAAGAAATCTCCTATAACATATAATCTTGTAAAATCTCCTGTAACATATACAAGAACGCTCAAAACCACAAAGTACAGCATCAAGAAAAACGCGTTTAAAGAGATGGATCTAAAAAAACAGATTAAATAATATTACCTCTTAGAGAAGTTACTATCAGCGGTAACAGAGATTTTGTTCTTCTCACGAGTG
Above is a genomic segment from Papaver somniferum cultivar HN1 chromosome 10, ASM357369v1, whole genome shotgun sequence containing:
- the LOC113318094 gene encoding blue-light photoreceptor PHR2-like, with the translated sequence MDPKNQNPQEPESQIAEEEKPTSKLTHSLSTTASITLSLSTILPTPHFLLPPKSINTTTTSSTLPYKVKIPSQISSLSTLSLFSSFSPSKQTHFTKSTTISPNPLQNPLIHNPKRSSDPSNGAAIRRSSIVWFRNDLRVHDNEVLNSANKESMSVLPVYCFDPRDYGKSSSGFDKTGPYRANFLIESVSDLRKSLQSRGSDLVVRIGNPENVLVELAKAIGADAVYAHREVAHDEVKAEEKIENAMKEEGVEVKYFWGSTLFHVDDLPFSLEDMPSNYGGFKERVKGLEIRNTIEVLDDLKGMPSRGDVEVGEIPTLLDLGLNPNSTRPQDGRPGANASLVGGETEALQRLQKFAAECLSQPKNGNKDGKPDSIYGANFSCKISPWLTMGCLSPRFMFDEIKKSASRTISNVTARKDNATGSPGDGMNWLMFELLWRDFFRFITKKYSTNRKIVDGAPAPVTACTGALA
- the LOC113319619 gene encoding 60S ribosomal protein L22-2-like; translation: MSKGTVAGAKGGKKKTSTYTIDCAKPVEDKIMDIASLEKFLQERIKVGGKAGALGDVVTITREKNKISVTADSNFSKRYLKYLTKKYLKKHNVRDWLRVIASNKDRNVYELRYFNIAENEGEDEE